From one Nonomuraea polychroma genomic stretch:
- a CDS encoding tyrosine-type recombinase/integrase, protein MPSPNPSSATPPARPDRAEITSRKVVGLPERLDPADDSLPVWTEHYLDLAVRGVRSAEVTAKISRHLERFGAWITGGLGHDRLSTVTPREITAWRDHLATAGNRGRDKSPAPMAPATVNNHLAHLSALFTWITAHAPEGLLRNGDPTKKVAPLPLPAPQPRALAAAQVRTVKNVVDRIETFHELKGPRHRGAATPRVHAHARPLRDRAIIYLLFGTGLRRAELVGLNLDQLKPAEPERLRKVKKARLVGVRGKGRTSRTVFLGRDARQALADYLDQERPGDAAASTGSAALLLSAASIAARHPDGRLSARSINAIVGEIGRLHDA, encoded by the coding sequence ATGCCGTCCCCCAACCCCAGCTCGGCTACCCCGCCCGCCAGGCCGGATCGCGCCGAAATCACTTCACGAAAGGTGGTCGGGCTTCCCGAACGCCTCGATCCGGCCGACGACAGCCTCCCAGTCTGGACGGAGCACTACCTCGATCTCGCCGTGCGTGGAGTCCGCTCAGCTGAGGTCACCGCCAAGATCTCCCGGCATCTGGAGCGCTTCGGTGCCTGGATCACGGGCGGCCTCGGGCATGACCGGCTTTCGACCGTCACCCCGCGCGAGATCACCGCCTGGCGCGATCACCTGGCCACCGCCGGCAACCGCGGCCGCGACAAGTCGCCCGCGCCGATGGCGCCAGCGACTGTCAACAACCACCTCGCGCACCTGTCAGCGCTGTTCACCTGGATCACCGCGCACGCCCCCGAAGGGCTGCTGCGCAACGGCGACCCGACCAAGAAAGTCGCCCCATTGCCGCTGCCCGCCCCGCAGCCGCGAGCGCTGGCCGCCGCTCAGGTGCGCACCGTCAAGAACGTCGTGGACCGGATCGAGACCTTCCACGAGCTCAAGGGCCCCCGTCACCGCGGCGCCGCCACGCCCCGGGTGCACGCCCACGCCCGCCCGCTGCGCGACCGGGCCATCATCTACCTGCTGTTCGGCACTGGGCTGCGCCGCGCGGAGCTGGTCGGCCTGAACCTGGACCAACTGAAGCCGGCCGAACCCGAGCGGCTGCGCAAGGTCAAGAAGGCGCGCCTCGTTGGCGTGCGCGGCAAGGGCCGCACCAGCCGCACCGTCTTCCTTGGCCGCGACGCCCGCCAGGCCCTGGCCGACTACCTTGACCAGGAGCGGCCCGGCGACGCCGCCGCCAGCACCGGCTCGGCCGCGCTGCTGCTGTCCGCCGCCTCCATCGCCGCCCGCCACCCCGACGG